Proteins encoded together in one Epinephelus moara isolate mb chromosome 2, YSFRI_EMoa_1.0, whole genome shotgun sequence window:
- the socs9 gene encoding suppressor of cytokine signaling 9, whose product MSLPKESGNRGKDRERGARPKVRQSRSEERRDAGSGRKGGKGKKKGLASHDPAAERPVSDGFEYGELLSDLETRDQSSSSPLKETWRWQGLEAAASLLGQERVTAKPGLGTVSSGTESPASSDGEGRGSSSSRTLRQKIQDAMGQCFPIKTHSAATPAPSPQALSSSTACASSRRKIHLSELMLDDCPFPVGSELAQKWYLIKQHTAPITQPPILDSAVVCSAPTPAMATVVEDVDDRLRERRRISIEQGVEPPPNAEIHTFEVTAQINPLYKHGPKLAHGMNELSGADRASAHQQQQLLLQRQQQHQLLLQSCLDTLDEVVASASTSVHTSDTIPDTLVDPEVTATNVPSRAVVPPTEHPKSHDGYRIHTQIDYIHCLVPDLLQITNLPCYWGVMDRYEAETLLEGKPEGTFLLRDSAQEDYLFSVSFRRYCRSLHARIEQWNHNFSFDVHDPSVFHAPTVTGLLEHYKDPNSCMFFEPLLSNPIHRTQPFSLQHICRAVISSCTTYDGINMLPIPNALKKHLKEYHYKQRVRVRRMDTWWE is encoded by the coding sequence ATGTCATTACCAAAGGAGTCAGGGAACCGAGGGAAAGATCGAGAGAGGGGGGCCCGTCCCAAGGTGAGACAGAGCCGCTCAGAGGAGAGGCGAGATGCAGGCAGTGGACGGAAAGGTGGAAAGGGGAAGAAAAAAGGCCTTGCTTCCCACGATCCAGCAGCTGAGAGGCCCGTCAGTGATGGCTTTGAGTATGGTGAGCTGTTGAGTGACCTCGAGACAAGGGACcaatcttcctcctctcccctgaAGGAGACTTGGAGATGGCAAGGCTTGGAAGCCGCTGCCTCATTACTAGGACAAGAGCGAGTAACAGCCAAGCCAGGACTGGGAACAGTTAGCTCTGGTACAGAGTCACCTGCATCCAGTGATGGCGAGGGCAGAGGGTCAAGCAGCAGTCGCACTCTCcggcaaaaaatccaagatgCAATGGGGCAGTGTTTCCCAATAAAGACACACAGTGCAGCGACACCAGCGCCATCTCCACAGGCTCTTTCGTCATCCACTGCTTGTGCCTCCTCGAGGCGCAAGATCCATCTCAGTGAGCTGATGTTGGATGACTGCCCTTTCCCTGTAGGATCAGAACTGGCTCAGAAGTGGTATCTCATTAAGCAACACACGGCCCCCATTACCCAGCCTCCCATTCTTGATTCTGCAGTAGTGTGTAGTGCCCCTACTCCAGCAATGGCCACCGTGGTGGAGGACGTTGATGACAGGTTGCGAGAGCGCAGGCGCATCAGCATCGAACAAGGTGTTGAGCCACCACCCAATGCAGAGATCCACACGTTCGAGGTGACGGCCCAAATTAACCCTCTCTACAAGCACGGCCCGAAGCTGGCTCATGGTATGAATGAGTTATCCGGGGCTGACAGAGCCTCCGCTCATCAGCAACAGCAGCTTCTCCTCcaaagacagcagcagcaccagctcCTTCTACAGAGCTGTTTGGACACTCTGGATGAAGTGGTGGCCTCAGCATCAACCTCTGTCCACACCAGTGATACCATCCCCGACACTCTAGTTGACCCAGAGGTTACAGCGACCAACGTGCCCTCTAGAGCTGTAGTTCCTCCGACTGAGCATCCCAAATCTCACGACGGCTACCGCATCCACACTCAGATTGATTACATTCACTGTTTAGTTCCAGACCTGCTGCAGATCACCAACCTCCCGTGTTACTGGGGGGTGATGGACCGCTACGAGGCAGAGACGCTGCTAGAGGGAAAGCCCGAAGGCACCTTCCTTCTACGTGACTCCGCCCAGGAGGACTACCTCTTCTCAGTTAGCTTCCGCCGCTACTGCCGCTCGCTACATGCACGCATTGAACAGTGGAACCACAACTTTAGCTTTGACGTGCACGACCCCAGTGTCTTCCATGCGCCCACGGTGACGGGACTGCTGGAGCACTACAAGGACCCCAACTCCTGCATGTTCTTCGAGCCCCTGCTGTCTAACCCCATCCATCGCACACAGCCCTTCTCCCTGCAGCACATCTGCCGAGCAGTCATAAGCAGCTGCACCACCTACGATGGCATTAACATGCTTCCCATTCCAAATGCTTTGAAAAAGCACCTGAAAGAATACCACTATAAGCAGAGAGTACGTGTACGGCGAATGGACACCTGGTGGGAATGA
- the LOC126402115 gene encoding protein Smaug homolog 2, which translates to MMFRDQVGILTDWFKGWNECEQTVALLSLLKRVSRTQARFLHICLEHWLADCTEIHILEAEANNAAIVSQWHQEPKEKVVSLLLSHLPLLQPRNSEAKCEYMKLLQKVLSHTIESSLFVEESRQLLSYALIHPATTLDDRTSLAMWLNHLEEHLSSGYAPRAPSSPYHPRQGSDEWPSSAEALDPGLVWHDKSPSSSTSPAGQNGHMPFPGGMSSPINSNNTGLGGQMQPSPLKKSMSVIPSSPQACGSEWVSQDDAGGRQNFILTDHAPLSPQSSVASSGSEQTEEQGSARNTFQEDGSGMKDVPAWLKSLRLHKYASLFSQMTYEEMMILTEHHLESQNVTKGARHKIALSIQKLRERQSVLKSLEKDILEGGNLRNALQELQQIIITPIKAYSPPSASQTALDAATTPDTATSTSDATKTGADKEPASEGFQSHNPPPCDGDSSATPISDGDIAGQFTRVMGKVCTQLLVSRPDEENISCYLQLIEKCLTHEAFTETHKKRLVSWKQQVLKLLRLFPRKAMLDMPVYRQKGWTYGSNSLPTAGSVSGVVGRRGQRQFQMTPRGLPAGRIGLLSPGGIGGASPRHTLTNPALAGQGRQNLWFANPGGSNSMPSQSRSSVQRTHSLPVHTSPQTMLMFQQQECQVPGADLEINPTLESLCLSMTEHALGDGTDRTSTI; encoded by the exons ATGATGTTCCGAGATCAGGTAGGTATCCTCACAGATTGGTTCAAGGGCTGGAATGAGTGTGAACAGACGGTGGCACTGTTGTCCCTCCTGAAGAGGGTGTCCCGCACCCAGGCTCGCTTCTTACACATCTGCCTTGAACACTGGCTGGCAGACTGCACAGAGATCCACATCCTAGAAGCTGAGGCCAACAATGCAG CAATTGTCAGCCAGTGGCATCAGGAGCCAAAGGAGAAGGTTGTGTCCTTGCTGCTGTCCCACCTGCCTCTGCTGCAGCCACGCAACAGCGAGGCCAAATGTGAGTACATGAAGCTGCTGCAGAAGGTGTTGAGTCACACTATTGAGAGTAGCCTGTTTGTAGAAGAAAGCAGGCAGCTGCTGTCCTACGCGCTCATCCACCCTGCCACCACACTGGATGACCGCACCTCTCTGGCCATGTGGCTCAACCACCTGGAGGAGCACCTATCCAGTGGCTACGCACCCCGGGCCCCTTCTAGCCCCTACCACCCACGTCAGGGCTCAGATGAATGGCCCAGCTCTGCTGAGGCTCTGGACCCTGGCCTCGTCTGGCACGACAAGTCCCCCTCATCTAGCACGTCTCCAGCAGGCCAGAACGGACACATGCCTTTCCCAGGCGGGATGTCGTCTCCCATCAACAGCAATAACACAG GTCTGGGTGGGCAGATGCAGCCTAGCCCTCTGAAGAAGTCCATGTCCGTTATTCCCTCCAGTCCTCAGGCTTGTGGCTCTGAGTGGGTTAGCCAGGATGACGCAGGGGGTCGACAGAACTTCATTCTCACAGACCACGCACCCCTTTCACCCCAGAGCAGCGTCGCCTCCTCGGGCAGCGAGCAGACAGAAGAACAGGGCTCCGCTCGCAACACCTTCCAGGAGGATGGCAGTGGCATGAAAG ATGTTCCCGCATGGTTGAAGAGTCTCCGCCTTCATAAATATGCATCACTTTTTTCCCAGATGACCTATGAGGAGATGATGATTCTCACAGAGCACCACCTGGAGTCGCAG AATGTCACTAAAGGAGCACGACATAAGATCGCCTTAAGTATCCAGAAACTGCGAGAGAGGCAGAGTGTGCTCAAGTCTTTAGAAAAG GATATTTTGGAAGGGGGAAACCTGCGTAACGCACTCCAAGAGCTGCAACAGATCATCATCACACCCATCAAGGCCTACAGCCCACCCAGTGCGTCACAGACTGCCCTGGACGCGGCCACCACCCCGGACACAGCCACCTCCACTTCAGACGCCACAAAAACAGGAGCAGATAAAGAGCCGGCCTCAGAGGGCTTCCAGTCCCACAACCCACCTCCCTGTGATGGAGACTCCTcagccacacccatctcagacGGCGACATTGCGGGACAGTTCACTCGTGTTATGGGTAAAG TGTGCACCCAGCTGCTAGTGTCAAGGCCAGATGAGGAGAATATCAGCTGTTACCTTCAGCTCATTGAGAAGTGTCTGACACACGAG GCTTTCACAGAAACTCACAAGAAAAGGCTGGTCTCCTGGAAGCAGCAGGTCCTCAAACTGCTCCGCCTGTTCCCTCGGAAAGCTATGCTGGACATGCCTGTGTACCGACAGAAAGG CTGGACCTATGGGTCCAACTCCCTCCCCACAGCAGGCTCTGTGAGTGGAGTTGTAGGGCGGCGGGGACAAAGGCAGTTCCAGATGACTCCTCGTGGACTCCCAGCCGGGCGCATCGGTCTTCTGAGTCCTGGCGGGATTGGGGGAGCATCTCCACGCCACACACTCACTAATCCTGCGCTGGCAGGCCAGGGTAGACAA AACCTGTGGTTTGCCAACCCTGGGGGCAGTAACAGCATGCCAAGTCAGAGTCGCAGCTCTGTGCAGCGGACCCACTCACTCCCTGTCCACACTTCCCCACAAACCATGCTCATGTTCCAGCAGCAAG AATGCCAAGTTCCAGGTGCTGACCTGGAGATCAACCCCACGCTGGAGTCACTGTGCCTCAGTATGACAGAGCATGCCTTAGGGG ATGGAACAGACCGGACATCGACAatatga